In Metarhizium brunneum chromosome 3, complete sequence, a genomic segment contains:
- the tnaA gene encoding Tryptophanase has product MAAHSNNLPPVPVHRTLVVRTAVQSTAQEREHILKEVEYNVFAFPAEMVYCDFLSDSGTSAMTDVQWAALLRGDESYGRNAGYYCLQDAFRDIFERGHDRRYLFRHVMAGTVDSQLYCNTLLQPSQGGFVNGGHVQLARPNFYIVPQGGCAEAILFSELMNSSSSNDASVAPVIISNGFFDTTATNAAAAGFELATFLQPGLREPLDPNEASSHNPFKGNLDLLATRNFLAKNHHRTALILITITNNFATAQPVSMANIRAAASLAKGFNIPCFFDACRFAENARLIQEFEPGYDACSIAEIVKEMFSLVDGFTISLKKDGMSNMGGALAIRDNGCLMKKSQDIGVRLKERQILAYGNDSYGGMRGHDLMAAAAGLYETTKESYLRSSIGQVRSFAQKLHSAGVPILWPPGGHAIYLDMNAFFADCPRSPGDFASVGFTIELLRQHGIRAVEAGPFAWEWDKKQSEEERDAIPDLVRFAVPRNSMNDGHIDYTVAAIHELYQQRHILPNVRIIRGKHLRIRHFQCGFALVPASRSNGSQSATNNTFFSAAEAQIRALGRSLSFNDDLVEVLVREMQLAMGAWGESAVSKSTNGHISHVGNDHAPIEYSISFDVNTGTPQLRFLIEAQPPEDVAKVKLADLQLAALELNRTLRQRQDDALSFTRFDMIKDLFIPETNDAQNVSGFAAWHSACVSPGSKRADWKIYLNPDAQGASQRERLIRASLTRLGFEQVSERLSLAMGPTDRFCYFSLDLDKGWDARIKIYIEHPNATAQSVANMIQKVCLHLKADNRDEIVAFVRAMSGNTSGPLQRKSVVTCFAFTTDRTEPSATVHFPVSDYARNDAEIHCRVVEYCSNKAPMVLPHYVRSIVALRQRSLSDGKGLHSWVSLKQSPGGSLGLTFYLSAELFGPLPDLEQ; this is encoded by the coding sequence ATGGCTGCCCACTCTAACAATCTGCCGCCGGTCCCCGTCCATCGCACGCTGGTGGTTCGGACGGCCGTTCAGTCGACTGCGCAGGAGCGAGAGCACATCTTGAAGGAAGTCGAGTACAATGTATTCGCATTCCCCGCAGAAATGGTGTATTGCGACTTCCTCTCCGACTCGGGAACCTCTGCTATGACAGATGTTCAGTGGGCTGCCTTGCTGCGCGGTGACGAATCCTACGGACGCAACGCCGGGTACTATTGTCTGCAGGACGCCTTTCGGGATATTTTCGAGAGGGGACATGATCGTAGATATCTGTTTCGTCATGTCATGgccggcaccgtcgacagTCAACTATATTGCAACACATTGCTGCAGCCGAGCCAGGGGGGATTTGTCAATGGAGGACATGTCCAGCTCGCCCGCCCCAATTTCTACATTGTGCCGCAGGGAGGTTGCGCCGAGGCGATTCTCTTCTCAGAGCTGATGAattcgtcctcgtccaacgATGCCTCGGTCGCGCCCGTTATTATCAGTAACGGCTTCTTTGATACGACTGCGACCAACGCGGCTGCCGCTGGCTTCGAGCTGGCAACCTTTCTTCAGCCCGGTCTCCGCGAACCGTTAGATCCTAATGAGGCATCCAGCCATAATCCATTCAAAGGCAATCTGGACCTGCTGGCAACTCGCAACTTTCTAGCCAAAAACCACCATCGAACAGCGCTCAtactcatcaccatcaccaacaattTCGCCACGGCACAGCCCgtgtccatggccaacataCGCGCCGCAGCGTCGCTGGCCAAGGGCTTCAATATTCCATGTTTTTTCGATGCTTGCCGCTTTGCTGAGAATGCTAGGCTCATACAAGAATTCGAGCCGGGGTATGATGCCTGTTCCATTGCCGAAATTGTCAAAGAGATGTTCAGTCTCGTAGACGGTTTTACTATCAGTCTTAAAAAGGACGGCATGTCCAACATGGGCGGTGCCCTTGCTATTCGCGACAATGGCTGCCTGATGAAGAAGTCTCAAGATATAGGCGTTCGGCTCAAAGAACGGCAAATTCTAGCTTATGGAAACGACTCCTACGGCGGGATGAGAGGCCATGACCTGatggctgcagctgcaggccTGTACGAGACCACCAAAGAGTCTTATTTGAGGAGCAGCATCGGGCAGGTAAGATCTTTTGCGCAGAAACTCCATTCTGCCGGAGTACCGATACTGTGGCCGCCAGGAGGACATGCCATATATCTGGACATGAATGCATTCTTTGCCGACTGTCCGCGGTCGCCGGGTGACTTTGCCTCTGTGGGATTCACCATTGAGCTTCTACGCCAGCATGGAATTCGAGCCGTCGAGGCTGGACCATTTGCTTGGGAATGGGACAAGAAGCAGTCTGAAGAGGAGCGAGACGCCATTCCTGACCTGGTCCGCTTTGCGGTTCCCCGGAATTCGATGAATGACGGCCATATTGACTACACCGTGGCGGCCATTCACGAGCTATATCAACAGCGTCATATTCTTCCCAACGTGAGAATTATTAGGGGCAAGCATCTTCGTATCCGCCACTTCCAGTGCGGATTTGCTCTTGTCCCTGCAAGTAGGAGCAATGGGAGCCAGTCTGCAACgaataatacttttttttcggcGGCTGAAGCTCAAATCAGAGCACTCGGTCGTTCTCTCTCGTTCAATGACGATTTAGTAGAAGTTTTAGTCCGAGAAATGCAACTCGCAATGGGCGCCTGGGGAGAAAGTGCTGTCAGCAAATCCACCAACGGGCACATCTCTCATGTGGGAAATGACCATGCCCCTATTGAATACTCTATCTCTTTTGATGTTAATACCGGAACGCCCCAGCTTCGATTCTTGATTGAAGCGCAGCCGCCGGAGGACGTGGCCAAAGTGAAGCTAGCAGATCTTCAATTAGCCGCTTTGGAGTTGAACCGTACTTTGCGCCAGCGGCAGGATGACGCACTTTCATTCACACGGTTCGATATGATAAAAGACTTGTTCATTCCGGAAACAAATGATGCGCAAAATGTTTCAGGCTTCGCTGCTTGGCACAGTGCTTGCGTTTCGCCTGGCAGTAAACGCGCGGATTGGAAAATTTACCTCAATCCGGACGCCCAGGGAGCATCACAACGCGAAAGACTCATCCGAGCATCACTTACCCGTCTGGGATTTGAGCAGGTTTCTGAGCGACTCAGCCTGGCAATGGGGCCAACAGATCGGTTCTGCTATTTCTCTCTAGATCTCGACAAAGGATGGGACGCTCGCATCAAGATATACATTGAGCATCCGAATGCTACCGCTCAAAGTGTTGCCAACATGATTCAAAAGGTTTGCTTGCACTTGAAAGCAGACAATCGAGATGAAATTGTTGCCTTCGTACGCGCCATGAGCGGCAACACATCAGGTCCCTTGCAGCGCAAGTCGGTTGTGACTTGCTTCGCCTTCACGACAGATCGCACAGAACCATCCGCCACTGTTCATTTCCCCGTCTCTGATTATGCACGCAACGATGCTGAGATACATTGCAGAGTTGTCGAGTACTGTTCAAACAAGGCTCCCATGGTGCTGCCGCATTATGTGCGATCAATCGTAGCCTTGAGGCAGCGTTCGCTGTCCGATGGGAAAGGTCTGCATAGCTGGGTGTCGTTGAAACAGAGTCCAGGTGGCAGCCTTGGGCTGACTTTCTACCTATCGGCTGAGTTGTTTGGACCCTTGCCAGATTTGGAGCAGTAG